In a single window of the Equus quagga isolate Etosha38 chromosome 7, UCLA_HA_Equagga_1.0, whole genome shotgun sequence genome:
- the LOC124242428 gene encoding speedy protein E4-like — MSSRPPSPQPGTSGYPLEVIVNEESPGPSARWVDPRPLPESSGLKRKREWSESLQEETEEETAAKAEDSWVVEWLCGLRMKLKKQRVSTVLPEHHEVFNTLLEDPVVKRFLAWDRDLLVSDKYLLSMVIAYFSRAGLFSWQYRRIHFFIAL; from the exons ATGAGCAGTCGTCCACCAAGTCCCCAGCCTGGCACGTCAGGGTACCCCCTGGAGGTGATAGTGAATGAAGAAAGCCCAGGACCATCAG CCCGCTGGGTAGATCCCAGGCCCCTGCCTGAGTCCTCGGGcctgaagaggaagagggagtggtCGGAGTCTCTCCAGGAGGAGACGGAGGAGGAGACAGCCGCCAAGGCTGAGGACAGCTGGGTGGTGGAGTGGCTGTGTGGACTCAGGATGAAGCTGAAGAAACAGCGGGTGTCCACAGTGCTGCCTGAACACCACGAGGTCTTCAACACACTGCTCG AGGATCCTGTCGTTAAAAGATTCCTGGCCTGGGACCGAGATCTGTTGGTATCTGACAAG TATCTGCTGTCCATGGTCATAGCTTATTTCAGCCGGGCTGGCCTCTTCTCCTGGCAGTACCGGAGGATTCATTTCTTCATCGCTCTGTGA